ATTTTTTTCTATCAAAGTATGCTAAGATAGGAAATACATTGGTGCAATTATGAACATATACAGATTAATTTGTTGCCAAATATGATCCCAGGCCTTCGAGGAACTGAATTATTCTTAGAAATACTTGCAAAAAGTATTGTGACCATACTAACCTTTGTTAACGTCGGATTGCTTTGGAGAACAGCATTCAAACCATTGTCGGTGATATTTATGCAGTCATTTATATTTAGACACTGCAAAGCACCTGGAATCTTCTGTGTCAGAAATAGAAGATCAGGATCAGAGATCTTCCCGCTCAATACCGGTTCAATGTGGATACATTTCCACGATAACTCGCTGCGGATCCACGAATGCAAAGACTTGCACACCATCTCTGTAGCTAGGATGTCACGAAGCCCAAGATAGGCAAGAGCATACATCATCCCGTCATGTGGTGCACTTCCCACATCATCAACTCCATCACAGCACACCAATGCAGCACTGCCAGAAGTAGATGGATCCTCTCCGGGTACAATTGGCCGTGAGCATGACGCTCCCACGGCATCAACTCCATCACAGCACACCAATGCAGCACTGCCAGAAGTAGATGGATCCTCTCCAGGTACAATTGGGCGTGAGCAGGACGCTGCCACGGCATCAACTCCTTCACGGCACAACAATGCAGCACTGCCAGAAGTAGATGGATCCTCTCCAGGTACAATTGGGCGTGAGCAGGACGCTCCCACAGCATCAACTCCTTCACGGCACAACAATGCAGCACTGCCAGAAGTAGATGGATCCTCTCCAGGTACAATTGAGCCTGAGCAGGACACAAGGGGAGGCAACCCTTGAGAGCAGTTGGCGCCTCCGGCCTCATAAAGGCCTCCAAACACAAAGGGCCCCTCAAAAGCACGCCCGAAGCCACCCGGGAGGCAAGATGGCCCCCGGGAGACGGCAATAGCATGATTCAGGTAAAAACTCAAGTCGGCCGCGCCACCGTCACTGCTTCCAAAACGCCCTGCACCAGACATGACCGTGCGGTCGAGGCAACTGGCGATGGCTGCAGTGATGGTGTTCCCCAAGTTCATCCCGAAGGGATCCACGGGCAATAGATCCGCAGGATCGGGCTCGAAATCATCCCAGCGCCTGGAGTTGACCCCTGGGGACGAGAGGGGCGAGGCCTCCTCCGACCAGCATCCACACCCTCGCATCAGGGCAGAGCACTCGTCGCTCACCAAGAATGAGCACGACGGATAATTCAGCGCCATAATAACCTCCAAACTCCCCTGCGCTCcaatcctcctcctcctgctcctccaactcctcctcacCCCCTCCTTTTTTTGGTGTTTTTTTCTATGGAGTATGCACATGCACAAAGAGAACTATAGAAGACGCAACCCTAGATCTCCCTCCCCCCAGCAAGAGAACCCTCTATTCCTGATCCGGGCCAGTCAAAAAATATCCCTAGGACCAAAAACTTCACGGAGCAATCTCGATCGCGGATCCCAAATCAATCCAATAGCGGCAGAGAAACCAGGGCAGGCAGGGGGGGCTCAATAAAAAGACGACAATCTCTACCTTCCGCccgaatcagaatcagaatcacaccccgagccggagcggcggcggcggccccatCAAAGGAAACGCAATCCGGGGAGAATCAGGGCCCGAATCGGAGCAATAAACACGGGACCCGAAATCCCCACCAGCACCGTCGACGGCGGCAGCCGAGATCCACGAGCCGACGGGGCGGGGGCTCTCGGGAGGGGATCGGCGGCTCTGCGGCGGACGCGGGGGGCGGACggctgctgcggcggcggtgggggtgggggtgggcggATGACTCGACTGGGATTGTTGGGGCGGCGATGCGGGGGAGGCTGGTGGCGGACGGACGGGCGGTGGTGGTGAAACCTTGATGGGAGGAGGTAGGGGGTGGGGGTTCCGGGAAAATCTCCAAGGCTCCTTCTCCCGCTTGGCCTTCCGCGCggcgcgagggagggggagggaacggggaggaggagaggggttgGAGAGGAGGAGGGCGCGCGCGTGgtggcctgcctgcctgcctgctctGGGGGTGGGGGCGGCCGGGCCGATCCCCTTTTCTACTTCCGGGGCGGGCGGCTCCCCGCTCTCCCTCTGGTTTGTTGCGTTCCGGTGGGGGTTTTCCTTTCTCTTGGGTGCGCGCTGCGCGGGCGGGCGGGGGATCTCTTTTTCCGGGGAATATTTTCTTCCCGGGCTTTCTCTTCCCGTGCGCTGCTGTGACCGCAGCGGCCGTGCGAATTTCGCGCCGGTTGGACTCTCTCTTGGGGGGGAGGCGCGCGCGTGCGACCGTGTCCGTGCGGCCGTGGGTTGGATGGATGCCTCGTCGGTTTGGGGAAGGAATTTATCGGCTCCTTTACTGCGGCCGATCTGGATCCTTCAAATTGATCGATTTCCTTCTTGAATTGGATTTGTTTAGGTCGTACTCTTGCATGACGGAGCAGTAGTAGTATCACTAGGAGTACAAGGTAATCCAGAGGGTGCGAAACGGAACGGGAATGGTCACGCTTTGGAAAACTTATTATCTTAGACAAATTTTTGGTCGTGCCCAAAAGTGTGTGTGACTCagtagtttttttccttttctgaacaATTACGGGAAGGACGAGAATCACATGACTCAAAAGGAGTTTCATGCACAAAGTTTTTTTTTAGGGACAGACAAATTTTGTTACGTGGGCATATTTTTTCCTCTATTACTAGTTTTCCACACACGAATTTGAAAGAGGGTGTACTTGTTTCGCCATACCCATGTTTTCTTGGTGCTCGATTTTGCTAACATTTATCCCTCGGTTTTTCTTTCGGAGATTCGGGAAATGTTTAACTTATATCGTCCGATCAAGGAATAGAGTAACAAGCAATGGTAGGTTGGTATGAGCATTACAATGATAGATGTAAGGTGAAAGCAACGCTATTAAGATTATAATTTCTAATAAAAAACAGTTCCACTAGCAAATACTCTGTCATGGGGCGTGGCCGCGTGGTAAGGCATCGGGTTCTGGTCCCGTTACTCGGAGGTTTGAATCGGTACGACTGAAATGTTAATCTGACCAATACAGGTCAGGTGGATAGGGTGTTTTAGCCGTTGGGTCATGAACATGGCATGTAATAATTACTAACTAATGCAATTGCTATTGCGTAATAATATCGAAAATTGTTCAGCATGTGTTCTCCCACGTGCAACTACTATACCGAGATATTTGGTTTTGGTAGGATGCCCCTATGCAACCGAGTGGCGGGAGTATCTAGAACTATATTAACTAATCGCTACAAACGCTTATCGGTTGATGAGCAAGCAATACCATCAAAAAAAATGTTAAAAAgcctaaaataaatctaaaatttGCAACCACCTGTGTCAAAAAAAAGCCTAGGCTTGAACCCTGGTGTGGAAGTTATACCACAAGAAATCTAGCCATCTAGCTATGCTCGATTCACAAACCATAGTGTGTTAAACTACAATAAATAAAAGCTTGACAATGGAATACGATTGAAGACTTTTCGGTTGCCATCGACAAGGTCAGGCCGGCTCCGATATGGGAGCGACGACGGTGACGTGTCGGTGGCTCGTTCTGGCGGTGACAACGGTCGTTTGGTGTCCATGGACCTACATGGAATTTTTATTATGGTTGGGTGTTTTGTACTTCAAGTGAATCTTCATAATAAATTTGatcatttttgcaaaaaaaaatacaaCTGAAAACCAATTAAACATACGAACCGTAAATGTCAATGAGAGTAGCAAGTGGTTCTAGTTAAGATCACCTCCAAACAAGTGGGCGCTTTGGGATCAACCACGATCTTGAAAGTAAAAGGTACAAACCAAAGAAAATAAGGTCAGGATTTGTTCATACCAATCATTGCGAAAGTCAAAGTTGAAACTTCTGTGCAGTGATTGCTCTATTGAGAGCATCATGGACGGACACATGGCTTGGAGATTTTGTGTAGTGGTTCTCCGGTGCTTGTCGCCGGTCCGAGCTGATCTTCATGGACGCGATGCAGGCAGCTGCCGGTGAATCCATGACGACGGCCTTCTCGTGTCTGACTGTGTGCGGCTACCCATTTGCCGTCTCCTCTTAGGCACTCATGGATGGGTGGTGCATTGACAAGAAAAGTTTGATCGAAGTTGTTGCTCTTCGACTGTCCGACATTGGTCGAGATGCGGCTTGTAGATCTGTTTAGGGTTGGCTTCTTTATGTTGTGTTTGTAGTAGTTGTGGTGGCTAATCGTTTGATTAGCTCGGGCGTGGAGTTTCAACTACCAACAAGTTATAATACTTGTCTTCTGTCTTTAATAAAAACATGGTACACCTGAGCGTACtattaaaaaaattgaaacttGTGAGAAACAAATAGTGTAGTACCCGTACCGTGTATTTTCTTAGAAAAAATGCATAGTTCAAGCAAAACCTTTGGGTCTTTTGAACCGCAGTGAAACTTTCCCTTGGTTCACCGCGTGTCTTCTCCACGGGCAAGTGCCAACCGCCAAGTCTCTTTTGTGCAAACAAACATGGAGTGCTCTTCTTTCTGGTCACCCCTCACCGTCCTCGATCGTCACGCCCTAcccactgacacgtgggacccgcGGCTGATGTAAGTGCGGCCAGCTTATCGCGTGTACGTAAGCGTATAGGGCCAGCCAGCCATGGATTACGTAGCAGCGGCGAGGAAGGACGGGAGAGACCCCGCTAGAGCCAAGGCATTTGATGCACGGATGGATGGATGGAGCCGTCGCAGACGGACGGATGGGCGCTGTCTGTTGGCCGCCACGGCGGGCCTACACGTGTAGCACGTGGCCCGCACACGTGGTGCTCTGCGTGACGGAGCGACGCCGCCGGATCGCGCCCGATCGGGCGTGCGCGTCCCGGAACCGCACGGGGATAAGCGTGACCGCGTGCGTGGTGGACCGGTTCCACGGAGCCCCTTCCTACCGCCCCGGCGCTATCGCTTTGGATTCGCTGGTTGGACTTGGATGGCTGAGCTTCTGATTCGGCCGAACCCGCAACTGGATCGAGATAGAGTCGTTGAGCCCATAAAAAAGGACAGATTTTTTTTTCTCCATCGCGCAATGGAAAATGCCGCTTGAGTTTAATAACGATTTTATTTCAGGTAGTACTACACGAGACGTACTgccaaaaaaatgtgttttcttgcAGGGAGATAAGGTGTGCGCATTAATTAACGCATTTCTTGATTAGTTGCGCGACCGTGACGTGATGTGATCGGTTGGGCAATAGTAGAGCGGGGGATTTGGGTTTTCCCGTTTGGTGGCTCCGGTTTGtttcccaagggaaaaaaggccaGTACCTGCCGCGGCGCAGCAATCAACCCGGCCATGAATGCGACGTCTTCTTTCCCGTTGCTTTGCCTGGTTTTCCACGGTCCATGCTCGGCAGCGGCAGCCCTGGGCCTCTCGTTCTCCTCCTCCTCTACGTGGCGTCAGGGGAGGCGCCCACACCGTGACACCGGCAGCGTTTCAACACGCCTCCGCTCGCGGGGGCTCCTTCGCGGCGAAGCACGGGTCGCCGTCGGTCGGGCAAACGACCCGATCTGCCTTGCCTGCGCAGGGTCAGAGTGGATGGATTCCTTTTTCACTACTTGTAGCGGCTAGTTTCTTCTGTCAGCGCTTGCGTGCGCGTCGCGGGGAGCGGCACGTTGCGCGTGTCGCGGCTTGGCGGGCACGAAAGCTTCCGTCCGGTCCTCGTCCACCGGGAAAAGTGGGGCGCGGCCGTGACCGCAGCAGCACTGCCAGAGCACGCGCTCGCGTCGACGTGCCGTGCCTGGTGGcgagcggaggagggaggggcgcgcgGGCGGCGAAAAGGCCACTCGTTTTGTCGCgccattttcattttcttttctgccCGCTGAAGGAAAGCAAAAGCGGGGATTGTCTTTCGATCTGGTACTGAGTGCGTGCGTGATGTTTGGTTGACTCACTCGTGTGGCTTGCTTCGTACCCGAGTCGGTCTCTTCCTTCTTTTCGATGTTTCCGATGTATAGTCGGCTGGCGGTGCGCCGAGCAGTCTGACGGCCCCGATGTTTCTGACGTTTCTTCTTTCCTCGTGGACGCTAGTCAGGAACCACGCGCGGGGTAAAGGGGTAGCTCACGAGTAGATGGCCCTCTGGGTCGGGGTGCGACGTCTGGGGGAGTGGCGCGAGGATGAACAGGGAGGTTGGGCTCGGGCGCACTGGGGTCGCGCTCTGGGGCACGCCGCACTCGTGGTCACCATGCTGAAAGCATGCTGTGGGGTGCCAAGGGGTTTAAGACCTTGTCTGGGAGGTTGTTCGTTGCTGGTTTGAGCATCAGGGAGGGAGGAGAGCCCCGGGCGTGCAACATGATAGTGCAAAAGTTTTCAAACTCCAAAACAACAGCAAAATGTTGGTGCTTGGCAATTGGTCTTGATCATCAAGCCTGGATCTGAAGTTCCTCTCGGGTGGCTTACTTGGGATGGGGATTCAGCAAAATGCTGGTGCTTGGCAATtggtcatcatcatcaatcatGGATCTAAAGTTCCTCTCAGGTGTCTTATTTGGGATGGGGATTCAACCTGTAAAAATTCATATAAAAAGGATCGGTGAAAAATACACTTATTTCACAAAGTGCCAACAAGGACATGAGGTTTTTTTGGGTGCTCTGCTCCAAACTAGAGCAAGTCTGGGTCCAAGCTTGCTTATATATATGCTTTATATATGCATATGGGAGTGTCTAGAAATAATTTCAGAATTTCAGCGTCACCAGAAAATATAGGTGCTTCACAATGGCATCAAATGGGCAGACTGGTTTCTGGGGTCTC
The window above is part of the Triticum aestivum cultivar Chinese Spring chromosome 2A, IWGSC CS RefSeq v2.1, whole genome shotgun sequence genome. Proteins encoded here:
- the LOC123189574 gene encoding uncharacterized protein is translated as MCILHRKKHQKKEGVRRSWRSRRRRIGAQGSLEVIMALNYPSCSFLVSDECSALMRGCGCWSEEASPLSSPGVNSRRWDDFEPDPADLLPVDPFGMNLGNTITAAIASCLDRTVMSGAGRFGSSDGGAADLSFYLNHAIAVSRGPSCLPGGFGRAFEGPFVFGGLYEAGGANCSQGLPPLVSCSGSIVPGEDPSTSGSAALLCREGVDAVGASCSRPIVPGEDPSTSGSAALLCREGVDAVAASCSRPIVPGEDPSTSGSAALVCCDGVDAVGASCSRPIVPGEDPSTSGSAALVCCDGVDDVGSAPHDGMMYALAYLGLRDILATEMVCKSLHSWIRSELSWKCIHIEPVLSGKISDPDLLFLTQKIPGALQCLNINDCINITDNGLNAVLQSNPTLTKLSIARCPRLTLDGLIANLKSFNMKAVSGIKSLRIDKNFNLPKEDYEELLSLLSIDKRQELHNWAPRFRHSNHFLLDCNDGYALDIEMCPICQSYKLVFDCPEVECSDKRSGKCRACEVCIKRCRQCGRCLERNEKFEEKFDLVYLCYKCRGDPASPSLGVEKDLVSILSSGRIASP